ACCGCTGGCTTGTAATTCTAACAAAATGGTTTGTGCAACCACATTCACAATATCAATTCTGGCTTGAAATAGCTCTTTCGGGTGGCGAACGAAATAGCCTTCGTCATTTAAGCCATTAAATAGACGAGTTTTAATATCGTTTAAAGCATCAACTTGAGTTTGCCATTCAGGAGTTAGAATGGCTCGGAATGAGAGCGATTTTTCAATTTCCGCTAAACTTTTTTCCACTAAACCAAAAGGTAAACCAAATTGTAAACCTAAGAACGCAGGGCGAGTTGCTGCTAAAAACTCCGGAGCGTTATCAGCCAGAATCCATTCATCTAGTAATTCCACATTTTCAAATATGAGAGCGGTAGTATTCGTGCCTTGTAACGACATAAACTCCAATTCTTTGGTGCGAGTTAAACCTTGAGCCGTAGAAGGAATCGCGATCACAATCGGTTTACGCTCATCTTCAAAACCCGCCACAAAACTTGCTACAAAGCGGTCTGAACGTAAATTCGTTACCCACGGCAGGCGACCATTTAAATAACGTTTGCCGTTTTCTTCACTAATTTTGACATTTAACTCTTCGATGCCAGCCAGAAATTTCATCGCGTTCGATAACCCAGTGCCGGCAGTTAAATTGCCACTCAGCAAATCTGCCAAATAGATTTCTCTAGGAATAGGATTTTTCGAAGCAATAATATGCTCAATAAAAGTACGATGCCCCCACGAAACAAAAGCCGCCGCTAATGAGTGATTACCCAGCTCAGAAATCGCTTTAATCGCATCAACTAAATTACCGCCATTGCCCCCCAATTCTGTCGGCACCCCAATTTTGAACAGATTTTCAGCCGCAATTTTGCGAATTAACAAATCAGCGTGCTGGTTAGATTGATCTAAACTCTCTGCGTTTTCTTGCAGCCATTCAATAAAAGATGTCGAAAGTACTGACATTGTGTTTACCTCTTATAATGTGTTATTAAGGCTATCTTAATAGGCTTTTTTATTGCGATGAAATAAAAGAAAGGAAAGTAATATGCTTTTTTGGAATAAACAAGCGGTTATATTTTGCAATTTTTTTGCAAAAAACAACCGCTTGTAAATGATGAAATTATTTTCCGCCTTTCGCTAACGCTAAGCGAATTAAACTATCCAATGCCCAGCCAATTAAGCCGATGATGACAATTACTGCCATTAATTCAGAATAGGCTAATCTATCGCGAGTGTCTAAAATGAAATAGCCTAAGCCTTCGTTTACGCCTAACATTTCACACGGCACAAGCACTACCCACGCAATACCCACTGCCACACGTAAGCCTGTTAGAACGTGCCCTGTAATAGCTGGCACAACGATTTTACACAATAATTCTTTGCGGGAAGCCGACATTACTTTACCCAGTTGTAGCCATTGTGGATCAATATTTTTTACCCCTGAGGCGGTAGAAATAATCAATGACCACACGGTTGCAAAAGCGAGTAGGAAATAGATTGGTAAATCACCTACGCCTAATAACATTACGATGATAGGCATCCACGAAAGCGGAGAAATCATTCTCAACAGCTGGAATGACGGCGTACAAAGCATTTCCAAGCGGCGGGAAAAGCCGAGTAATAAACCCACAGGAACGCCAATTAGCAATGCTGCTGACAAGCCCACGACAATTCGTTTTAAACTAGCCAATAAGTGAGGAAAAATTTCGCCCGAAGAAATCAACCAACCAAAGCTTTCCCACGTTTTGAGCGGAGCTAACATTGATGCCATCGGCAATCTTTGGCTTAATAATATTGTGCCTAGTTGCCAGCCTAAAAGCAGTAGCAATAAACCTGCTAAGCCGTAAATATACTTCTGTTTCATACTGTTCCTTAATCTATTTATACGCTGATTTCTTCGGTTCTTGTCCAACCTGCTTGTAAGTTGAAAGTTTCAATCCAACCACCTTCTTCAATCGCTCTTCGCACAAATTTGGGTTCATTAATGGCTTTTGCAGCTTCTACAGGGTCAAGTGGTTGTAAAAAGGCATTATTGCCTGCAATGTGCGTTTCTTTGAGCATTTTCACTAACTCTTCCATATAAGAATTAAACGGGTAAGGCTGGAAGCCAATACGCTCTTGATGCCACTGCGGATTGATAATTGCCCCGTTTTCAATATATTTATCCATCTGTGCTTGCGTTGGGGCTAATACGTTTTCCAACACTTTTTGATCGTGCGGTGTGTAGCCACTGCCACGAGCTAATAATTTTGCTACCTCAGAACGATTTGCTAGTGTATAAACTTGGGCTTCCGTTAATGCATTCACCACTTTTTGCACCCACTGCGGACGGTTTTGAATATCGTATTCGTGCATTAGCGTTAAACAACAGGCGTGATCTTTCCACACATCGCCACTAAAACGCAGCACTTTACCCACCCCTTTGGCTTCCGCCAAAGCATTAAAAGGTTCTGCCACAATAAAACCTGAAATAGCTTCGCTCGCCAGTGCCGCCACCATATCAGAAGGAGCCATT
The sequence above is a segment of the Mannheimia bovis genome. Coding sequences within it:
- a CDS encoding acyl-CoA dehydrogenase family protein, producing the protein MSVLSTSFIEWLQENAESLDQSNQHADLLIRKIAAENLFKIGVPTELGGNGGNLVDAIKAISELGNHSLAAAFVSWGHRTFIEHIIASKNPIPREIYLADLLSGNLTAGTGLSNAMKFLAGIEELNVKISEENGKRYLNGRLPWVTNLRSDRFVASFVAGFEDERKPIVIAIPSTAQGLTRTKELEFMSLQGTNTTALIFENVELLDEWILADNAPEFLAATRPAFLGLQFGLPFGLVEKSLAEIEKSLSFRAILTPEWQTQVDALNDIKTRLFNGLNDEGYFVRHPKELFQARIDIVNVVAQTILLELQASGGRGYLKNDTSGFSRRWKEAAFLPVVTPSAVQLRMVLANC
- a CDS encoding ABC transporter permease, translating into MKQKYIYGLAGLLLLLLGWQLGTILLSQRLPMASMLAPLKTWESFGWLISSGEIFPHLLASLKRIVVGLSAALLIGVPVGLLLGFSRRLEMLCTPSFQLLRMISPLSWMPIIVMLLGVGDLPIYFLLAFATVWSLIISTASGVKNIDPQWLQLGKVMSASRKELLCKIVVPAITGHVLTGLRVAVGIAWVVLVPCEMLGVNEGLGYFILDTRDRLAYSELMAVIVIIGLIGWALDSLIRLALAKGGK
- a CDS encoding ABC transporter substrate-binding protein, whose amino-acid sequence is MDQQRRDFMKLLSLFSVAGSFPLLQACEQVQKTAENRPLVIGYLPITDATPLLVAHAKGLFEKHGVQVEKPVMFRSWAQLVEAFLSGNVNVVHLLSPMSLWAKYGANAPVKAVMWNHLAGSALTVRPEINSVAELSGKTVAIPFWYSIHNIVLQRLLRENGLKVTEKEPKSGEVRLSVMAPSDMVAALASEAISGFIVAEPFNALAEAKGVGKVLRFSGDVWKDHACCLTLMHEYDIQNRPQWVQKVVNALTEAQVYTLANRSEVAKLLARGSGYTPHDQKVLENVLAPTQAQMDKYIENGAIINPQWHQERIGFQPYPFNSYMEELVKMLKETHIAGNNAFLQPLDPVEAAKAINEPKFVRRAIEEGGWIETFNLQAGWTRTEEISV